The Acidimicrobiales bacterium genomic sequence CACCTGGTCTCCTTCACCCTCAACAGCCTGGGTGTGCCGTTGGAGGACGGGGTGGCCGGCTTCCCCTCAGGAGCCACCGATGGCTGAGGGCGAGGCTCGGACCGAGCGCCTGGCCGGCCACACCGTGCTGGTGGTGGGGGCCGGGTCGCAGCCCACCGACGAGCCCGACGCCCCCGTGGGCAACGGGCGGGCCATCGCCGTGGCCTGCGCCCGGGAGGGGGCGCGGGTGGTGTGCGCCGATCGCGACCGGTCCGCCGCCGAGGTCACCGCCGCCCTGGTCGGCGACGTGGGGGGCACCGCCGTGGTGGTCGAGGGGGACGTCAGCGACGAGGAGGCCTGCCGGGAGATGGTGGCCTCCGCCCCGGGCCTCACCGGCGTGGTCTGCAACGCCGGCATCGGGCCGGGGGCCGGCGGCCTCATCGGCACCACAGCCGAGGACTGGGACACCACCCTGGCCGTCAACCTGCGGGGCCCGTTCCTGGTGGCCCGCCTGGCCCTGCCCGTCCTGGGGCCCGGCGGCTCCTTCGTGTTCGTCGGGTCGCTGGCCGGGCTCCGGCCCGGGAGCAAGCTGCCGGCCTACGACGCATCCAAGGCCGGCCTCATCGGCCTGTCCCGCCACGTCGCCCTGGAGGGCGCCCGCCAGGGCGTGCGGTCCAACGTGATCGCCCCCGGCCTCATCGACACCCCGCTGGGGCGGGCCGCCACCCGGGGCCGGCCGGCCCGAGGTCGCACCCCGGTGCCCCTGGGCCGTCAGGGGACGGCGTGGGAGGTGGCGGCGGCCACCGTCTTCCTCCTGTCCGACGAGGCGTCGTACATCACCGGCACCACCCTCACCGTGGACGGCGGGCTCAGCCTGATCTGATCAGCCGGTGCGGCGGTCGGGGAGGAAGCGGAAGCGGTCCCGCACCTCGGCCACCCGGGCGGCCGAGACGTCGGCCAGCAGGATGGTCTCGCCCTGCGCTGCGGTGGCCAGCAGCTCGCCGCCGGGATCGACGATGCGACTGTCGCCCACGTAGTCGAGGCCGCCGCCCCGGCCCACCCGGTTCACCCCCACCACGTAGGCCTGGTTCTCGATGGCCCGGGCCTGGAGGAGGACCTGCCAGTGGAGGCGCCGGCTGTCGGGCCAGTTGGCGGGAACCAGGTACAGGTCGGTGTCGCGGGCCACCTGCCACATCTCGTCCGCGAAGCGCAGGTCGTAGCAGACGAACGGGCTGACCCGGAGCCCGCCGATCTCCACCGACACCAGCTCCTCGCCGGCCCGGAACCACCGCTCCTCCCCGGCGTGGGTGAAGGGGTGGATCTTCCGGTAGCGGTGGGTGGTGCCGTCGGGGGCGGCCAGCACGAAGGCGTTGTGGGGCCGCCGGTCGTCGGCGGGGGCGTCGGCCGGCACCTCGGGGCAGGTGCCCCCGACCCACACGCCGTGCTCGGCGGCCCGGGCGGCCAGGAACCGGGCCGAGGGGCCGCCCTCGGGCTCGGCCAGGGCCGGGTCGTCGACGGCGAAGCCGGTGGAGAACGTCTCGGCCAGCACCACCAGGCCGGCCCCGGCCCCGGCCGCCGCCGCCACCAGCGGGGCGAGGCGGGCGAAGTTGGCGTCGCGGTCGGCCCAGGCGATGTCGTGCTGCACGGCGGCCACCCGCAGGGTGCCCTCGGGCGGCGCGCTGGTGGCGGTCACGCCCGCAACCCTGCCAGCCCCCCGCCGGTGGCGTCGAGCACGTCCGCTCCGCGCCCGTGGGTCAGCGGGACGAGAAGTGGAGGGGGGCGCCGTAGGAGCCGCCCTGCTCCTGGCGCCCGGTGCCCGAGGTCCACCGCCACTGCACCGAGAAGCGGGGCCCGACCCGGTGGGCCACCTTGGGGACGGCGTGCTCCCAGCCGGCCTGGCACCCCCCGCCCATGACCAGGAGGTCGCCCCCGGCCGGGGCCAGGTCGATGATCGCTCCCCGCTCGGGCAGGTCGTGAGCGTGCCGGTGGGCCCGGGGCCGGAGCAGGAACGGCCGCCGGGCTCCCACCACCAGGAGGGCGATGCGGGTGTCGTCCAGCCACTTCATGTCCCGGTCCCGGTGGAAGCCGACGCTGTCGCGCTGGTCCCGGTACCAGGCCACCGACGGCGCGGCCAGGCGCACGCCGTAGCGGTGCTGCAGGGCCCGATGGGCCTCCGAGAGGACCGGGTGGGGAGGCTGGTCGAGGGGGTAGACGGACGTGAGCCGGGGCACGTCGACCCAGTGGTCGTAGCGGAACACCTGGCCCTCGCCCCACGCCAGGCGCTCGGCCAGGGCCCGGGCCAGCTCCTCGCTGCCCTCGACCACGCCGCGGGCCACGTCCACCCACGATCGCCGGTCCAGCCACGTGCGCTCGAAGGTGGCGTCCGGCCGCAGGGTGGCCGCCTGGGCGTCCGACGGGTCGGCGGTGGGCGGCACGCCGCCCAGGCTACCGACAGCTCGGTGACCGGCGCATCGGCGGCCGGAACCGGGAGAGAGGGAGCGGCACCGACCGGGAACGGGGGAGGGGTGGTGTCCCCGGCCGGTACCGCATCATGCCGGCACGAAGCCGGGCGAACGCTCCGGTGCGGAACCACCTACCGCACCGTTCCCGGACAGGCCGGGTGATGGAAGGGAGTCTACGCGCGTTCGGGGCTGTGGGACACCCCGGCACCATGTGACGGGTGGCGGTGGGCCCGACACCGGCGTGACCTCGGTCGTTGCGGTGCGAAGAGATCCGCGACCCACCCCTTCGAGGGGTGGATGGGGCCCGAAGGGGCTAAGAGGGCGCCCGGAGGTCGCTAGCGTGCCAGCGGCGAAGGGAGCCCATGGGATCGCTGCTGGCCGCGCTGGGGCTGGTGTTCGTGGCCGAGCTGGGCGACAAGACCCAGCTGGTGGCCCTGGGCCTCGGCGCCCGCCACCGGCTGGCTCCCGTGGTCGCCGGGGTGGTGGCCGCCTACGCCGCCACCAACCTGCTCTCCGTGGTGGTCGGGGGGCTGGTGGGCGAGGCCCTGCCCACCCGGGCCATCGGCATCGCCGGTGGCATCCTGTTCCTGGGCTTCGCGGCCTGGACCCTGCGGTCGGGCCCCGACCAGCACGACGACGCGGCCCGACCCGCCGGCTCCCGCTCGGTCGTGGTGTCCGTGGCCGTGGCCATGTTCGTGGCCGAGCTGGGCGACAAGACCATGCTGGCCACCGCCACGCTGGCCGCCAAGGGCGACCCGGTCCTGGTCTGGGTGGGCGCCACCCTCGGCATCATCGCCAGCGGCCTGCTGGGTGTGCTGCTGGGCCGGGCCTTCGGGGCCCGCCTGCCGGAGGCGGCCACCCGCATCGGCTCCGCCGTCCTGTTCGCCGTCTTCGGCCTGGTGTTGCTGGTCACCAGCCTGTAGTCACAAATACCCCCAGGGGGTACTTGCCATCGATACCCCCTGGGGGTATGTTGGGAGGGACCGATCGACCGCCACCCTGGAGGACGCCATGAGTACCCGGACCACCGTCACCGTCGTGGGGATGACCTGCGAGCACTGCGTGGCCGCCGTCCACCGTGAGCTGGCCGCCCTGGACGGGGTGCGCAGCGTCGAGGTCGACCTGGCCTCCGGCACCGCCACCGTCGCCTCCGACGGCCCCCTCGACCCCGCCGCCGTGGCCGGCGCGGTGGACGACGCGGGTTACGAGGTCGTCGCGTGAGCCCCGCCGCCCGCATCGCCGCCTTCCTCGCCGCCCTGGCCGGGGCCGGAGCGCTGGGCGCCGGCCTGGGCGCCGCCGTCGGCCCCCTGGGCCCCGAGGCCCGCCCGCCGGCCCACGAGCAACCGACCCACGAGCGGCCCGCGCCGACCCAACCGGCCGGGCCGACCCACCCCGCCGGCCACCCGTCGGAAGGGGGCTGACATGGCTGCCACCCATCGCCCCCCGGCCGAGGCGTCCAGCGACGTCACCCTGGCCATCACCGGCATGACCTGCGCTTCCTGCGCGGCCCGGATCGAGAAGCGCCTGAACCGGCTGGACGGGGTCACCGCCTCGGTCAACTACGCCACTGAGAAGGCCCGGGCCACCGTCGAGGGCGACGTCTCCCCCCAGGAGCTCGTGGCCCAGGTCGAGGCGGCCGGCTACGGGGCCACCGTGCCCTCCTCGTCGCACGCCCCCCACGCCACCGACCCCCAGCCGCCCGACGAACACGGGCCCGACGACCACGGACCCGACCCCCACGGGCACGAGCACCACGACCTGGAGCCGGTGGACGTCCTGCGTCGGCGGCTGCTGGTCACGGTGGCGCTGGCCGTCCCGGTGGTGCTCCTGGCCATGGTCCCCGCCCTCCAGTTCGACGGGTGGCAGTGGATCTCGCTGAGCCTGGCCGGACCCGTCGTCACCTGGGGGGCCTGGCCCTTCCACCGGGCCACCTGGGCCAACCTGCGCCACGGGGCCGCCACCATGGACACCCTGGTGTCGGTGGGCATCGCGGCCGCCTTCGGCTGGTCGCTCTACGCCCTGCTCCTCGGTGACGCGGGGGAGATCGGCCTGAGCCACGGCTTCTCCCTGCGCCCCGAGCGGGGCATGGCGTCGAGCCAGGTCTACCTGGAGGTGGCGGCCGGGGTCACCACCTTCCTCCTGGCCGGCCGCTACGCCGAGGCCCGGGCCAAGCGGCGGTCGGGGGCCGCCCTGGAGGCCCTGCTGGAGATGGGGGCCAAGGACGTGGCCGTGGTCCGGGACGGGGAGGAGCGGCGGGTCCCGGTGGGCGAGCTGGCCGTGGGCGACCGCTTCGTGGTCCGCCCCGGCGAGAAGGTCGCCACCGACGGCGTCGTGGTCGAGGGCACCTCGGCCGTCGACGCCTCGCTGCTCACCGGCGAGCCGGTGCCGGTGGAGGTGGGACCGGGCGACGCCGTCACCGGCGCCACCGTCAACGCCGGCGGACGCCTGGTGGTCGAGGCCACCCGGGTCGGCTCCCACACCGCCCTGGCCCAGATCGCCCGCCTGGTCGAG encodes the following:
- a CDS encoding TMEM165/GDT1 family protein, whose amino-acid sequence is MGSLLAALGLVFVAELGDKTQLVALGLGARHRLAPVVAGVVAAYAATNLLSVVVGGLVGEALPTRAIGIAGGILFLGFAAWTLRSGPDQHDDAARPAGSRSVVVSVAVAMFVAELGDKTMLATATLAAKGDPVLVWVGATLGIIASGLLGVLLGRAFGARLPEAATRIGSAVLFAVFGLVLLVTSL
- a CDS encoding SDR family oxidoreductase, producing the protein MAEGEARTERLAGHTVLVVGAGSQPTDEPDAPVGNGRAIAVACAREGARVVCADRDRSAAEVTAALVGDVGGTAVVVEGDVSDEEACREMVASAPGLTGVVCNAGIGPGAGGLIGTTAEDWDTTLAVNLRGPFLVARLALPVLGPGGSFVFVGSLAGLRPGSKLPAYDASKAGLIGLSRHVALEGARQGVRSNVIAPGLIDTPLGRAATRGRPARGRTPVPLGRQGTAWEVAAATVFLLSDEASYITGTTLTVDGGLSLI
- a CDS encoding nitrilase-related carbon-nitrogen hydrolase, which codes for MTATSAPPEGTLRVAAVQHDIAWADRDANFARLAPLVAAAAGAGAGLVVLAETFSTGFAVDDPALAEPEGGPSARFLAARAAEHGVWVGGTCPEVPADAPADDRRPHNAFVLAAPDGTTHRYRKIHPFTHAGEERWFRAGEELVSVEIGGLRVSPFVCYDLRFADEMWQVARDTDLYLVPANWPDSRRLHWQVLLQARAIENQAYVVGVNRVGRGGGLDYVGDSRIVDPGGELLATAAQGETILLADVSAARVAEVRDRFRFLPDRRTG
- a CDS encoding alpha-ketoglutarate-dependent dioxygenase AlkB — its product is MPPTADPSDAQAATLRPDATFERTWLDRRSWVDVARGVVEGSEELARALAERLAWGEGQVFRYDHWVDVPRLTSVYPLDQPPHPVLSEAHRALQHRYGVRLAAPSVAWYRDQRDSVGFHRDRDMKWLDDTRIALLVVGARRPFLLRPRAHRHAHDLPERGAIIDLAPAGGDLLVMGGGCQAGWEHAVPKVAHRVGPRFSVQWRWTSGTGRQEQGGSYGAPLHFSSR
- a CDS encoding cation transporter, yielding MSTRTTVTVVGMTCEHCVAAVHRELAALDGVRSVEVDLASGTATVASDGPLDPAAVAGAVDDAGYEVVA